The Desulfovibrio sp. JC022 genome window below encodes:
- a CDS encoding diguanylate cyclase — MSIEHLKYKILIVDDAPANIKLLGAALADEYRVSVALDGPGALEIAASDDPPDLILLDIVMPGMDGYEVCRALQSKPETKEIPVIFITSRDQVEDEAKGLEIGAVDYIIKPFSLPIVKMRVKTQLELKKQRDMLKELSMIDPLTGLPNRRQLEGRLKIEWQRARRHESPLTISFIDIDFFKLYNDSNGHAMGDECLRLVARELAGSLHRSTDFVARYGGEEFVALLPDTDREGGLRISEKLRANIQKLEIDHCESLNSVVTVSIGVASMVPDNGDGFDVLLHQADKALYLAKEKGRNCLELYSE; from the coding sequence ATGAGCATAGAGCATTTGAAATATAAAATTTTAATCGTTGATGATGCCCCGGCGAATATCAAGCTGCTTGGAGCGGCACTGGCTGATGAATACCGCGTGTCTGTCGCTCTTGACGGTCCCGGTGCACTTGAAATTGCTGCTTCAGACGATCCTCCGGATCTCATACTGCTTGATATTGTTATGCCCGGAATGGATGGTTATGAGGTCTGCCGTGCATTGCAGAGCAAGCCTGAAACAAAAGAGATTCCGGTAATTTTTATCACCTCACGGGATCAGGTTGAGGATGAGGCTAAAGGACTTGAAATTGGTGCTGTGGATTATATTATCAAGCCGTTCAGCCTGCCTATTGTAAAAATGCGGGTTAAAACCCAGCTGGAATTGAAAAAGCAGCGTGATATGCTCAAAGAGCTTTCCATGATTGATCCTCTGACCGGTTTGCCTAACCGCAGACAGCTTGAGGGGCGTTTGAAGATAGAATGGCAGCGTGCCCGGCGTCATGAAAGTCCTTTGACGATTTCATTTATCGATATTGATTTTTTCAAATTGTATAATGATTCAAATGGGCATGCCATGGGCGATGAATGCTTGCGTCTTGTGGCAAGGGAGTTGGCCGGAAGCCTGCATAGATCCACTGATTTTGTGGCCCGATACGGTGGTGAGGAATTTGTAGCTTTGCTCCCGGATACCGATCGCGAGGGCGGCCTGCGCATTTCCGAAAAATTACGTGCCAATATACAAAAATTGGAAATTGACCATTGCGAAAGTCTTAATTCTGTGGTCACCGTCAGCATCGGAGTTGCCAGTATGGTCCCGGACAATGGCGACGGATTCGATGTCTTGCTTCATCAGGCAGATAAAGCTCTCTATCTGGCTAAAGAAAAAGGCCGAAACTGCCTTGAACTTTATTCTGAGTAG